A single window of Nicotiana sylvestris chromosome 5, ASM39365v2, whole genome shotgun sequence DNA harbors:
- the LOC138869616 gene encoding uncharacterized protein: MAPYDTLYRRQCQSPMGWFEQGEERLLGTNLVQNALVKVLLRDSSIKGVMRIEKKGKLSPRYIRTFEVLERIGEVAYRLALPPSISSAHLVFHVSMLQKYVGSPSHVFHFSTVQLDGDLSYDVEPMAILD, encoded by the exons atggctccgtatgataCTTTGTATAGGAGACAGTGTCAGTctccgatgggttggtttgagcaaGGTGAGGAGAGGCTATTGGGTACTAACTTGGTTCAAAATGCTTTGGTCAAG gtactGCTCAGAGATTCGTctataaagggtgttatgaggatcgagaagaagggaaagttgagccctcggtatattAGGACTTTTGAGGTActtgagaggattggagaggtggcttataggctTGCATTGCCGCCTAGTATATCAAGTGctcatctagtgtttcatgtttccatgctccagAAGTATGTTGGCAGTCCATCTCATGTTTTtcacttcagcacggttcagttggatggtgatttgtcttatgatgtggagccaatggcCATTTTGGATTGA
- the LOC104217691 gene encoding probable CoA ligase CCL5 yields MSGEEGWTSTGEEEESMYDRKNGYDSKTGIYHSVLQLSEQHKMPSDNLDLDTAKFVLSQFPSPAQAESQIALIDSANNQKLTYAQLRRAIASLATGLYHALGVRKGDVVFVLSPNSLLYPTICLAVLSVGAILSPANPLNTESEIYKQVRLSRAKLAISAPEEVHKLVRTGVPTLLTTRSKNDENSVSVEDLIENCDPLEMPKDRPMLSDTAAILYSSGTTGVSKGVVLTHANFVAIMKLLKFYVDVTSSQDDVFLCFIPMFHVYGLVFFGLGLFCSGVTTVLMQKFDFQAMLEAVQTHKVSNIPAVAPVILGLVKYNKDSYDLSSLRKVSSGAAPLSKEVAYAFREKFPWVELKQGYGLTETTGAATFFVTNEEAKARPCSVGMLFPSFSAKVVNHDTGEALPPFKEGELWLKGPGVMKEYFGNEESTAATITADGWLRTGDLCYFDHEGYLYIVDRIKELIKHNGYQAAPAELEAILLSHHQILDAAVVPLEDEEAGQIPAAYVVKAAGSELTEDQVIQFVSSQVAPYKKVRRVNFISGIPRSAAGKILRKELVQNKLPILSKL; encoded by the exons ATGTCAGGTGAGGAGGGATGGACTTCCACGGGCGAAGAAGAGGAATCCATGTACGATCGGAAAAACGGCTACGATTCCAAGACTGGAATCTATCACTCAGTCCTCCAACTTAGTGAACAACACAAAATGCCTAGTGATAATCTTGATCTTGACACAGCCAAATTTGTGTTGTCACAATTTCCATCCCCTGCTCAAGCTGAGTCACAAATAGCACTAATTGACTCTGCAAATAACCAGAAATTAACCTATGCTCAACTCCGTCGCGCTATCGCCTCACTTGCCACAGGATTATACCATGCACTAGGTGTTAGAAAAGGTGATGTTGTGTTTGTTTTGTCACCAAATTCACTTTTGTATCCGACTATATGTCTAGCTGTTCTTTCAGTTGGTGCTATATTATCCCCTGCCAATCCTCTTAACACTGAATCAGAAATTTATAAACAAGTACGTTTATCGCGTGCAAAACTAGCCATTTCTGCACCAGAAGAAGTACATAAATTAGTCCGCACTGGTGTGCCAACTCTTCTCACAACTCGATCCAAGAACGACGAAAATTCAGTTTCAGTAGAGGATTTGATTGAGAACTGTGACCCTTTAGAAATGCCAAAGGATAGACCAATGCTTTCGGATACAGCAGCAATACTATACTCTTCAGGAACCACTGGAGTTAGCAAAGGTGTAGTTTTGACTCATGCTAATTTTGTAGCAATTATGAAACTTCTTAAGTTCTACGTCGATGTAACATCGTCTCAGGACGATGTTTTCCTCTGTTTCATACCGATGTTTCATGTATACGGTCTAGTCTTTTTCGGTCTGGGATTATTTTGTTCAGGTGTTACAACTGTGTTGATGCAAAAATTTGATTTCCAAGCAATGTTGGAAGCAGTTCAGACACACAAAGTCAGTAACATTCCAGCAGTTGCACCAGTGATTCTCGGGCTAGTTAAGTATAATAAAGATAGTTATGACTTATCATCGTTGCGGAAGGTTTCCTCAGGAGCTGCACCACTGAGCAAAGAG GTAGCTTATGCATTCCGGGAGAAGTTCCCTTGGGTGGAGCTCAAACAAGGCTATGGCCTAACTGAGACAACTGGTGCTGCTACATTTTTTGTTACCAATGAGGAGGCAAAGGCGCGTCCATGCTCAGTAGGGATGTTGTTCCCGAGCTTCTCCGCTAAGGTGGTTAATCACGATACAGGGGAAGCATTGCCACCATTTAAGGAAGGTGAATTGTGGTTAAAAGGTCCAGGGGTGATGAAAGAGTATTTCGGAAATGAGGAATCAACTGCTGCTACAATCACTGCTGATGGCTGGCTCCGAACTGGTGATCTTTGTTACTTTGACCACGAGGGGTATTTGTACATCGTTGATCGAATAAAGGAACTCATCAAGCATAATGGTTATCAG GCAGCTCCAGCAGAACTTGAAGCAATACTATTGAGTCACCATCAGATACTTGATGCAGCAGTTGTCCC ACTAGAAGACGAGGAAGCAGGACAAATACCAGCGGCATATGTTGTAAAAGCAGCTGGTTCTGAGCTCACAGAAGACCAGGTCATTCAATTTGTTTCTAGCCAAGTAGCCCCATACAAGAAAGTCAGAAGAGTTAATTTTATCAGTGGTATACCAAGATCAGCTGCAGGGAAAATATTGCGAAAGGAGTTAGTGCAAAACAAATTGCCAATTCTGTCCAAATTATAA